Proteins encoded by one window of Salvia splendens isolate huo1 chromosome 14, SspV2, whole genome shotgun sequence:
- the LOC121765048 gene encoding uncharacterized protein LOC121765048, with product MPTMEKITLGTNREVIRLEREAVIPILKPRLTVHLANLIEQSSDRAEFLKLCKRVEYTIRAWYMLQFEDLMQLYSLFDPVYGTQKLEQQNLSSEEIEALEQNFLRYLFQIMEKSNFKIATDEEIDVAHSGQYLLNLPITVDESKLDNKVLKRFFESHPHENLPDFADKYIIFRRGIGIDKTTDYFVMEKVDAIIARLWAWIMRKTRLEKVFSRRTSIRKKKDPKKDDEFISQTEDHELYVERIRLENMELSLKNLLRQNTIQEPTFDRIIVVYRRASSKTKAERGIYVKHFKNIPMADMEIVLPEKRNPSLTPMDWVKFLVSAVVGLVAVVGSVEMPKADLWVMFAILSTVLGYCAKIYFTFQQNMATYQNLITQSMYDKQLDSGRGTLLHLCDDVIQQEVKEVIICFFILMEQGKATLEDLDHQCEELITDEFGERCNFDVDDAVHKLDKLGIVCRDSIGRYYCVGLKRANEIIGMTTEELVLKAKQSPVPASAPASS from the exons ATGCCGACGATGGAGAAGATTACCTTGGGCACCAACAGAGAAGTGATCCGGCTGGAGCGCGAAGCTGTTATTCCAATCCTCAAGCCCAGGCTCACCGTCCATTTAGCCAATCTCATTG AACAAAGCTCCGATCGTGCAGAGTTCTTGAAACTCTGCAAGAGAGTGGAGTACACAATCCGGGCATGGTACATGTTGCAGTTTGAGGACCTCATG CAACTCTACTCCCTTTTCGATCCTGTCTATGGAACGCAAAAGTTGGAGCAGCAGAACTTGTCTTCCGAAGAAATTGAGGCACTTGAACAGAATTTCTTGAGATACTTGTTTCAG ATTATGGAGAAAAGCAATTTTAAGATAGCCACTGATGAAGAGATTGATGTGGCACATTCTGGGCAATATCTCCTTAATCTTCCGATCACAGTTGATGAGTCTAAG CTTGACAACAAGGTTTTGAAGAGGTTCTTTGAATCACATCCTCACGAAAATCTCCCAGATTTTGCAGATAAG TATATAATCTTCAGGCGTGGGATTGGCATTGACAAGACAACTGATTATTTTGTCATGGAAAAAGTTGATGCAATAATTGCACGTCTGTGGGCGTGGATAATGAGAAAGACCAG ATTAGAGAAGGTTTTTTCAAGGAGGACTAGTATAAGGAAGAAGAAGGATCCTAAAAAAGACGATGAATTCATTTCCCAAACTGAAGATCATGAATTATACGTCGAACGCATTAGACTCGAAAATATGGAGCTCAG TTTAAAAAATCTGCTGAGACAAAATACAATTCAAGAACCTACTTTCGATAGGATCATAGTTGTGTACAG GCGAGCGAGTTCAAAAACCAAAGCAGAACGAGGCATATATGTGAAACATTTCAAAAACATCCCTATGGCTGATATGGAAATTGTCCTT CCGGAGAAAAGGAATCCAAGTTTAACTCCAATGGACTGGGTCAAATTTCTTGTATCTGCAGTTGTTGGTCTG GTTGCTGTCGTAGGATCTGTTGAAATGCCTAAAGCTGACCTCTGGGTCATGTTTGCTATTCTTTCCACAGTGCTTGGTTACTGTGCTAAGATTTACTTCAC GTTTCAACAGAATATGGCTACATATCAGAATCTGATCACACAATCGATGTATGACAAACAATTGGATAGTGGACGGGGGACTCTTCTTCACTTGTGCGATGATGTAATTCAACAAGAG GTAAAGGAGGtcattatttgttttttcataTTGATGGAACAAGGGAAAGCTACACTTGAG GACCTTGACCATCAGTGTGAAGAATTAATAACAGATGAATTTGGTGAACGCTGCAATTTTGATGTTGACGATGCAGTCCACAAACTGGACAAACTAGGCATAGTTTGTCGG GATTCAATTGGACGATACTACTGTGTTGGTCTGAAGCGTGCTAATGAGATCATAGGCATGACAACGGAAGAACTTGTCCTAAAGGCTAAACAGAGTCCAGTCCCTGCCTCTGCCCCTGCCTCTTCTTGA
- the LOC121765387 gene encoding uncharacterized protein LOC121765387 isoform X1: MAADQRKKKRVGCTSREKYRVNRKKLHVQQHDLNTRPNISLEWDGRRKSVVSRKDQIGFSKRHLVPFIEPGSRGRNILADVVPIPTEIFELENLSDVLSSEVWKSHLSDNERSFLSQFLPKEVEPDKTVQELLSGDNFHFGNPFKKWSASICLGELHPDNVLHKEQSLKAAKKTYYSFLENYHTDMIENIQMWKDKWSSCEDPEVDIMQNIWSSRKHFEKTMHASNARLYGTEENHVATPDSCSWENSEMVYSSENQKQGAVPGESYRRGDFLKKISDSSSSGLKVVGAAHRKGENIHQWNIQQNDGAKYMSYIKVSKEQHERVKSSIKCAGNSIQPKSLNNVLGSFDALNVQPFARFEEEERKKLHEYWVKLVTGDIPVGFASWRKRQLQRQELTQTLGEEIGQKVELQENNLDDEKDVSSNDVMELSDGEGEVLASDTVEEVEKEQSDGSLQEQKDNEEPVNEMDTEIEDQKETRNDCIFEKRSSDNIEMNENDDEPNHVFLQDHRESLNNSPRSTMITSSSPGFLQDQHQQQISSLDSNQHTNSKEMESNGDSGSAKIDPQIVSGYSRDTNHVEVSLSQGASLASSSDIWPVSDVHGSYYQSTALSPGYASTHELSVGHPQLIQQGQVVQMLNVQTNRSDKDARKDMLHRPTDDMSFFNPYANQDRSELLHSLLKAQSTFPYHHQAQKHSGLDFQPGSDLVMETAHFPGHFREHVHPPVPPTDMRQKRLNDPYLHQNIQESIFPGNRFTSVPRQETLAVNAHDWASVNSVRMPVAHHLNSGELGQSWYTGENGNRDGWHALEPVNGFTNGSRSDQTLFSVLSECNGLPQASYDAATASGSTERLIHAGTYNGVGGIHASSSSSSSSSSSSFLPVSANPLNYLSGHEGSGSIKMSNLGWMGLPTTQQSSGMQESIGKPFLRSWNQ; the protein is encoded by the exons ATGGCAGCTGATCAGCGGAAAAAGAAGCGGGTTGGATGCACTTCTCGTGAAAAATATAGGGTAAACAGGAAAAAATTGCATGTTCAACAGCATGATTTGAACACGAGACCCAACATCTCTCTTGAGTGGGATGGAAGGAGAAAAAGTGTAGTTTCTAGGAAGGATCAGATTGGTTTCTCAAAAAGGCACTTGGTTCCATTTATTGAACCTGGTTCTCGAGGCCGCAACATTCTGGCTGATGTCGTCCCCATTCCTACAGAGATATTTGAATTGGAAAACCTTTCTGATGTTCTATCTAGTGAG GTATGGAAGAGCCATTTATCCGACAATGAGAGAAGCTTTCTTTCACAATTCCTACCTAAAGAAGTCGAGCCTGATAAAACCGTTCAAGAATTACTTTCTGGAGACAACTTCCATTTTGGAAATCCTTTTAAGAAATG GAGTGCTTCTATCTGTCTTGGGGAGCTTCATCCAGATAATGTTCTTCATAAGGAGCAGTCTCTCAAAGCTGCCAAGAAGACATACTATTCCTTTTTAGAAAACTATCATACCGA TATGATTGAAAACATACAAATGTGGAAGGATAAGTGGTCAAGTTGCGAGGATCCTGAAGTGGATATTATGCAGAACATTTGGAG CTCTAGAAAGCATTTTGAGAAAACCATGCATGCGTCCAATGCTAGATTATATGGTACTGAGGAGAACCATGTTGCTACACCGGACTCTTGCTCCTGGGAAAATTCTGAGATGGTTTATAGTAGTGAAAACCAGAAACAGGGAGCAGTGCCAGGAGAATCTTATAGAAG AGGAGACTTCTTGAAAAAGATATCTGATAGTTCCTCCAGTGGGCTAAAAGTGGTGGGTGCGGCACATAGGAAAGGGGAGAATATACACCAATGGAATATCCAGCAAAATGATGGAGCCAAATACATGTCCTACATCAAG GTCAGCAAGGAACAGCATGAACGTGTTAAAAGTAGCATCAAGTGTGCTGGAAATAGCATTCAGCCCAAGTCTCTGAATAATGTTTTAGGTAGCTTTGATGCTCTAAATGTGCAACCATTTGCAAGATTTGAGGAAGAAGAGCGTAAGAAGCTGCATGAATATTG GGTTAAATTGGTGACTGGAGATATCCCAGTTGGTTTTGCTAGCTGGAGAAAAAGACAATTGCAGAGACAAGAACTAACACAGACCTTGGGTGAAGAAATAGGGCAAAAGGTGGAACTTCAAGAG AATAATCTTGATGACGAGAAAGATGTCTCTAGCAATGATGTGATGGAGCTCTCGGATGGTGAAGGGGAAGTTCTAGCTTCCGACACAGTTGAG GAGGTGGAAAAAGAGCAAAGTGATGGCTCTCTCCAGGAACAGAAGGATAATGAAGAACCAGTTAATGAAATGGATACAGAAATAGAG GATCAAAAAGAAACTAGAAATGACTGCATATTTGAGAAGCGTTCTAGTGATAATATAGAAATGAATGAGAACGATGATGAACCCAACCATGTCTTCCTTCAGGATCACAGAGAGTCGCTTAATAATAGCCCTAGGAGCACAATGATAACTTCATCCAGCCCTGGTTTTCTCCAAGATCAGCATCAGCAGCAAATCAGTTCACTCGATAgcaatcaacataccaattcgaAGGAGATGGAATCTAATGGTGATAGTGGAAGTGCAAAAATTGACCCTCAAATTGTTTCTGGTTACTCACGAGATACGAATCATGTGGAGGTTTCACTTAGCCAAGGGGCGTCTCTTGCGTCCTCTAGTGATATTTGGCCAGTTAGTGATGTTCATGGCTCTTACTACCAATCTACTGCGTTAAGTCCTGGATATGCATCCACTCATGAGTTGTCGGTTGGGCATCCGCAACTTATCCAGCAGGGGCAAGTAGTGCAAATGCTTAATGTTCAAACAAACCGGTCAGACAAAGATGCTAGGAAGGACATGTTGCATAGGCCCACTGACGATATGTCTTTCTTCAATCCATATGCTAACCAAGACCGAAGTGAATTGCTTCATTCTCTGTTGAAGGCGCAGAGTACTTTTCCATACCATCATCAAGCACAAAAACATTCTGGACTAGATTTTCAGCCTGGAAGTGATCTCGTGATGGAGACAGCTCATTTTCCTGGACATTTTAGGGAGCATGTTCATCCACCGGTTCCTCCAACAGATATGAGGCAAAAGAGACTGAATGATCCATACCTGCATCAGAACATTCAGGAGAGTATTTTTCCTGGAAATCGGTTTACTAGTGTTCCTAGGCAGGAGACTTTGGCAGTTAATGCTCATGATTGGGCGAGTGTCAATAGTGTACGCATGCCAGTCGCTCATCATCTGAACAGTGGAGAGTTGGGTCAGAGCTGGTATACAGGTGAGAATGGAAACAGGGACGGATGGCATGCGCTTGAGCCTGTTAATGGGTTTACCAATGGAAGTAGATCCGACCAGACACTGTTCAGTGTCCTATCCGAATGCAATGGGCTACCACAAGCCAGTTACGATGCTGCTACAGCATCAGGGTCCACAGAACGATTGATACACGCAGGAACGTACAATGGTGTAGGAGGTATACATGCGtcgagcagcagcagcagcagcagcagcagcagcagtttCTTACCAGTGTCAGCGAATCCACTGAACTACTTGAGCGGGCACGAAGGGTCAGGCAGTATTAAGATGAGCAACCTGGGATGGATGGGATTGCCGACGACACAGCAGAGTTCAGGAATGCAGGAGTCGATCGGGAAACCATTCTTGAGGTCGTGGAATCAGTAG
- the LOC121765387 gene encoding uncharacterized protein LOC121765387 isoform X2: MAADQRKKKRVGCTSREKYRVNRKKLHVQQHDLNTRPNISLEWDGRRKSVVSRKDQIGFSKRHLVPFIEPGSRGRNILADVVPIPTEIFELENLSDVLSSEVWKSHLSDNERSFLSQFLPKEVEPDKTVQELLSGDNFHFGNPFKKWSASICLGELHPDNVLHKEQSLKAAKKTYYSFLENYHTDMIENIQMWKDKWSSCEDPEVDIMQNIWSSRKHFEKTMHASNARLYGTEENHVATPDSCSWENSEMVYSSENQKQGAVPGESYRRGDFLKKISDSSSSGLKVVGAAHRKGENIHQWNIQQNDGAKYMSYIKVSKEQHERVKSSIKCAGNSIQPKSLNNVLGSFDALNVQPFARFEEEERKKLHEYWVKLVTGDIPVGFASWRKRQLQRQELTQTLGEEIGQKNNLDDEKDVSSNDVMELSDGEGEVLASDTVEEVEKEQSDGSLQEQKDNEEPVNEMDTEIEDQKETRNDCIFEKRSSDNIEMNENDDEPNHVFLQDHRESLNNSPRSTMITSSSPGFLQDQHQQQISSLDSNQHTNSKEMESNGDSGSAKIDPQIVSGYSRDTNHVEVSLSQGASLASSSDIWPVSDVHGSYYQSTALSPGYASTHELSVGHPQLIQQGQVVQMLNVQTNRSDKDARKDMLHRPTDDMSFFNPYANQDRSELLHSLLKAQSTFPYHHQAQKHSGLDFQPGSDLVMETAHFPGHFREHVHPPVPPTDMRQKRLNDPYLHQNIQESIFPGNRFTSVPRQETLAVNAHDWASVNSVRMPVAHHLNSGELGQSWYTGENGNRDGWHALEPVNGFTNGSRSDQTLFSVLSECNGLPQASYDAATASGSTERLIHAGTYNGVGGIHASSSSSSSSSSSSFLPVSANPLNYLSGHEGSGSIKMSNLGWMGLPTTQQSSGMQESIGKPFLRSWNQ, translated from the exons ATGGCAGCTGATCAGCGGAAAAAGAAGCGGGTTGGATGCACTTCTCGTGAAAAATATAGGGTAAACAGGAAAAAATTGCATGTTCAACAGCATGATTTGAACACGAGACCCAACATCTCTCTTGAGTGGGATGGAAGGAGAAAAAGTGTAGTTTCTAGGAAGGATCAGATTGGTTTCTCAAAAAGGCACTTGGTTCCATTTATTGAACCTGGTTCTCGAGGCCGCAACATTCTGGCTGATGTCGTCCCCATTCCTACAGAGATATTTGAATTGGAAAACCTTTCTGATGTTCTATCTAGTGAG GTATGGAAGAGCCATTTATCCGACAATGAGAGAAGCTTTCTTTCACAATTCCTACCTAAAGAAGTCGAGCCTGATAAAACCGTTCAAGAATTACTTTCTGGAGACAACTTCCATTTTGGAAATCCTTTTAAGAAATG GAGTGCTTCTATCTGTCTTGGGGAGCTTCATCCAGATAATGTTCTTCATAAGGAGCAGTCTCTCAAAGCTGCCAAGAAGACATACTATTCCTTTTTAGAAAACTATCATACCGA TATGATTGAAAACATACAAATGTGGAAGGATAAGTGGTCAAGTTGCGAGGATCCTGAAGTGGATATTATGCAGAACATTTGGAG CTCTAGAAAGCATTTTGAGAAAACCATGCATGCGTCCAATGCTAGATTATATGGTACTGAGGAGAACCATGTTGCTACACCGGACTCTTGCTCCTGGGAAAATTCTGAGATGGTTTATAGTAGTGAAAACCAGAAACAGGGAGCAGTGCCAGGAGAATCTTATAGAAG AGGAGACTTCTTGAAAAAGATATCTGATAGTTCCTCCAGTGGGCTAAAAGTGGTGGGTGCGGCACATAGGAAAGGGGAGAATATACACCAATGGAATATCCAGCAAAATGATGGAGCCAAATACATGTCCTACATCAAG GTCAGCAAGGAACAGCATGAACGTGTTAAAAGTAGCATCAAGTGTGCTGGAAATAGCATTCAGCCCAAGTCTCTGAATAATGTTTTAGGTAGCTTTGATGCTCTAAATGTGCAACCATTTGCAAGATTTGAGGAAGAAGAGCGTAAGAAGCTGCATGAATATTG GGTTAAATTGGTGACTGGAGATATCCCAGTTGGTTTTGCTAGCTGGAGAAAAAGACAATTGCAGAGACAAGAACTAACACAGACCTTGGGTGAAGAAATAGGGCAAAAG AATAATCTTGATGACGAGAAAGATGTCTCTAGCAATGATGTGATGGAGCTCTCGGATGGTGAAGGGGAAGTTCTAGCTTCCGACACAGTTGAG GAGGTGGAAAAAGAGCAAAGTGATGGCTCTCTCCAGGAACAGAAGGATAATGAAGAACCAGTTAATGAAATGGATACAGAAATAGAG GATCAAAAAGAAACTAGAAATGACTGCATATTTGAGAAGCGTTCTAGTGATAATATAGAAATGAATGAGAACGATGATGAACCCAACCATGTCTTCCTTCAGGATCACAGAGAGTCGCTTAATAATAGCCCTAGGAGCACAATGATAACTTCATCCAGCCCTGGTTTTCTCCAAGATCAGCATCAGCAGCAAATCAGTTCACTCGATAgcaatcaacataccaattcgaAGGAGATGGAATCTAATGGTGATAGTGGAAGTGCAAAAATTGACCCTCAAATTGTTTCTGGTTACTCACGAGATACGAATCATGTGGAGGTTTCACTTAGCCAAGGGGCGTCTCTTGCGTCCTCTAGTGATATTTGGCCAGTTAGTGATGTTCATGGCTCTTACTACCAATCTACTGCGTTAAGTCCTGGATATGCATCCACTCATGAGTTGTCGGTTGGGCATCCGCAACTTATCCAGCAGGGGCAAGTAGTGCAAATGCTTAATGTTCAAACAAACCGGTCAGACAAAGATGCTAGGAAGGACATGTTGCATAGGCCCACTGACGATATGTCTTTCTTCAATCCATATGCTAACCAAGACCGAAGTGAATTGCTTCATTCTCTGTTGAAGGCGCAGAGTACTTTTCCATACCATCATCAAGCACAAAAACATTCTGGACTAGATTTTCAGCCTGGAAGTGATCTCGTGATGGAGACAGCTCATTTTCCTGGACATTTTAGGGAGCATGTTCATCCACCGGTTCCTCCAACAGATATGAGGCAAAAGAGACTGAATGATCCATACCTGCATCAGAACATTCAGGAGAGTATTTTTCCTGGAAATCGGTTTACTAGTGTTCCTAGGCAGGAGACTTTGGCAGTTAATGCTCATGATTGGGCGAGTGTCAATAGTGTACGCATGCCAGTCGCTCATCATCTGAACAGTGGAGAGTTGGGTCAGAGCTGGTATACAGGTGAGAATGGAAACAGGGACGGATGGCATGCGCTTGAGCCTGTTAATGGGTTTACCAATGGAAGTAGATCCGACCAGACACTGTTCAGTGTCCTATCCGAATGCAATGGGCTACCACAAGCCAGTTACGATGCTGCTACAGCATCAGGGTCCACAGAACGATTGATACACGCAGGAACGTACAATGGTGTAGGAGGTATACATGCGtcgagcagcagcagcagcagcagcagcagcagcagtttCTTACCAGTGTCAGCGAATCCACTGAACTACTTGAGCGGGCACGAAGGGTCAGGCAGTATTAAGATGAGCAACCTGGGATGGATGGGATTGCCGACGACACAGCAGAGTTCAGGAATGCAGGAGTCGATCGGGAAACCATTCTTGAGGTCGTGGAATCAGTAG